The Deinococcus sonorensis KR-87 genome includes a window with the following:
- a CDS encoding ThuA domain-containing protein produces the protein MNPTSQQDSSPRRALMVWGGWAGHQPEQTTRHFARLLEQAGLEVSVTDDLDVYRDAERLQAQALIVQCVTMSSLTAEQERGLLGAVAGGVGFGGWHGGVTDAFRASPDYQYMVGGQWVAHPGNIIRYPVQILPTGDPITQGLSDFEIQSEQYYLHTDPGNEVLATTTFDGAYVREHQPWVQGTVMPVAWKRRWGQGRVYVCALGHTLSDFEVPEAQELTQRGLLWAAGLL, from the coding sequence GTGAACCCGACATCTCAGCAGGACAGCTCCCCTCGCCGCGCCCTGATGGTCTGGGGCGGCTGGGCCGGCCACCAGCCGGAACAGACCACCCGTCACTTCGCCCGCCTGCTGGAGCAAGCCGGGCTGGAGGTCAGCGTCACGGACGACCTGGACGTGTACCGGGACGCCGAGCGGCTGCAGGCGCAGGCCCTGATCGTCCAGTGCGTCACGATGAGCAGCCTGACCGCCGAGCAGGAGCGCGGCCTGCTGGGCGCCGTGGCGGGGGGCGTAGGGTTCGGCGGCTGGCACGGCGGCGTGACCGATGCCTTCCGCGCCAGCCCGGACTACCAGTACATGGTCGGCGGGCAGTGGGTGGCGCATCCGGGCAACATCATCCGCTACCCGGTGCAGATCCTGCCGACCGGCGACCCGATCACCCAGGGGCTCAGCGACTTCGAGATCCAGTCTGAGCAGTATTACCTGCACACCGACCCCGGCAACGAGGTGCTGGCCACCACCACCTTCGACGGCGCCTACGTGCGCGAGCACCAGCCGTGGGTCCAGGGCACCGTAATGCCGGTGGCCTGGAAGCGGCGTTGGGGCCAGGGCCGGGTGTATGTCTGCGCGCTGGGCCATACCCTGAGTGACTTCGAGGTGCCGGAGGCGCAGGAACTCACGCAGCGCGGCCTGCTGTGGGCGGCTGGGCTGCTGTAA
- the tgt gene encoding tRNA guanosine(34) transglycosylase Tgt: MFEFAVQAQSGRARTASFTTPHGTVQTPMFMPVGTQGTVKGLSPQELSEIGSQIVLANTYHLMLRPGPELVAAHGGLPGFTAYPGPFLTDSGGFQVMSLGHMRRITEQGVTFKSHLDGSSVQLTPERSMEVQEALGADIIMAFDECPPFPAERDYIQASLERTVRWLDRCQAARTREDQALFAIVQGGIHPDLRQQSIDATLPYATPGFAIGGLAVGESKEQMFPAVAFTAERLPANKPRYLMGVGHPEDLVAGIALGVDLFDCVYPTRTGRFGYALTDDGRLNMNSSAPRSQLEPIDATCDCYACRHYTRAYLAHLLRAEEMLAPRMLSLHNLRYLHRLVERAREAVVQGRYGDWAREWGERYFKKALPLWFEEVLTVSAALGITSTTA; the protein is encoded by the coding sequence ATGTTTGAGTTTGCCGTACAGGCCCAGAGCGGTCGAGCCAGAACCGCTTCCTTCACCACCCCTCACGGGACAGTGCAGACGCCCATGTTCATGCCAGTGGGGACCCAGGGAACCGTCAAAGGGCTGAGCCCGCAGGAACTGAGCGAGATCGGTTCGCAGATCGTGCTGGCCAATACCTACCATCTGATGCTGCGGCCTGGACCGGAGCTGGTGGCCGCCCACGGTGGGCTGCCTGGCTTTACGGCTTACCCCGGACCCTTTCTGACGGATTCCGGTGGCTTTCAGGTGATGAGCCTGGGACACATGCGCCGCATCACTGAGCAGGGTGTGACCTTCAAGAGCCATCTGGACGGCTCATCGGTGCAGCTCACGCCGGAGCGCTCCATGGAGGTACAGGAAGCCCTCGGAGCGGACATCATCATGGCGTTTGACGAGTGCCCGCCCTTCCCGGCCGAACGGGACTACATCCAGGCGAGTCTAGAGCGTACCGTCCGCTGGCTCGATCGCTGTCAGGCTGCTCGGACCCGTGAGGATCAGGCACTCTTTGCCATCGTTCAGGGCGGAATCCATCCGGATCTGCGGCAGCAGAGCATTGATGCCACGCTGCCATATGCCACGCCTGGCTTTGCTATCGGTGGTCTGGCGGTGGGAGAGTCCAAGGAGCAGATGTTTCCAGCGGTTGCCTTCACTGCAGAACGTCTCCCGGCCAATAAACCCCGGTATCTAATGGGCGTGGGGCATCCAGAGGATCTGGTGGCGGGGATCGCCCTGGGGGTGGATCTGTTCGACTGTGTGTATCCCACCCGCACCGGACGCTTTGGGTACGCCCTGACAGACGACGGCCGGCTGAACATGAATTCCAGCGCGCCTAGAAGCCAGCTTGAGCCGATCGACGCTACTTGTGACTGCTACGCCTGCCGACACTACACCCGAGCCTACCTGGCACACCTCCTACGTGCCGAAGAAATGTTGGCGCCCCGGATGCTGTCGCTGCATAACCTGCGCTATCTGCACCGCTTGGTGGAGCGGGCCAGGGAAGCGGTGGTCCAGGGTCGCTATGGTGACTGGGCCAGGGAATGGGGTGAGCGCTACTTCAAGAAAGCATTGCCGCTCTGGTTTGAGGAAGTCTTGACCGTTTCAGCGGCTCTAGGCATCACTTCTACAACTGCCTAA
- a CDS encoding polysaccharide deacetylase family protein, translating into MRRRVIRAGLGLLLGALLTDVLGRQLGLGALGGGPAQRPRLALTFDDGPGPQTERLLELLAQHHASATFFLTGERAEAQPELVERLRAAGHQLESHGYTHRHAALLLPWQEWPHLRWHPEPARTARLYRPPWGGHSLLTRWLARRAGVQVALWTAESRDWLDLAPETLLDRLRPQLRPGAVLLLHDGPKRTLALLERLLPELEARGLQAVRLDDLSPQRIGWSDGWRRARQMWRQG; encoded by the coding sequence GTGAGGCGCCGGGTCATCCGGGCCGGGCTGGGCCTTCTGCTGGGTGCCCTGCTGACCGATGTGCTGGGCCGGCAGCTGGGCCTGGGTGCCCTGGGCGGCGGCCCGGCGCAGCGGCCCCGGCTGGCCCTCACCTTCGACGACGGTCCCGGCCCGCAGACTGAGCGGCTGCTGGAGCTGCTGGCCCAGCACCACGCCAGTGCCACCTTCTTCCTGACCGGCGAGCGGGCCGAGGCGCAGCCGGAACTGGTGGAGCGGCTGCGGGCCGCTGGACATCAGCTGGAATCGCACGGCTACACGCACCGGCACGCGGCCCTGCTGCTGCCGTGGCAGGAGTGGCCCCACCTGCGCTGGCACCCGGAGCCGGCCCGGACAGCCCGGCTGTACCGCCCGCCCTGGGGGGGCCACTCGCTGCTCACCCGGTGGCTGGCGCGCCGGGCTGGCGTGCAGGTGGCGCTGTGGACCGCGGAGTCACGCGACTGGCTGGATCTCGCGCCGGAAACACTGCTGGATCGGCTGCGGCCCCAGCTACGCCCAGGTGCCGTGCTGCTGCTGCACGACGGACCGAAACGGACCTTGGCCCTGCTGGAGCGGCTCCTTCCGGAACTCGAGGCCCGTGGACTGCAGGCGGTCAGGCTGGACGACCTGTCGCCACAGCGGATCGGTTGGTCGGACGGCTGGCGGCGGGCCCGCCAGATGTGGCGTCAGGGCTGA
- a CDS encoding MFS transporter, which translates to MRRVLTPKRPIMTLTRTLQNALPWPQPNRGLMLRAVLLLGLCELVRTGLYVGFLPQQLAAHGLPLSAAGLAWTVHYASDTLCRSPGGHLVERYGLRRVLLIGCAVSLLCVLLMQLVPYAWLLVPLAALHGAALSPLWPAVMTLSSVRADSDQQPKAVAVVSAAAGPFTGLGFLGIGTLSSLHFASGADSRLHTLGGWPLAILLLAQTLALLLTLGLSAVRLHTGEPARAAPPAQLRRTLLFLMPAALIQTLALSVLALVIRNFADDIHLGQWGLNGVMAAGALSAYLLLGYTSRLAGRYGAQPLLVAGLLLAALGMGLMATLPPLWGYVLLAVLLGTGYACLLPGWGGLVASLLPQENRAASWGMVMTVENAGMATGPLLGTVAAGVSLRAPFLLSMVLLLLTAAVYLWPSRRSGT; encoded by the coding sequence GTGCGGCGCGTCCTCACTCCGAAGCGCCCGATCATGACCCTGACCCGCACCCTTCAGAACGCTCTCCCCTGGCCGCAGCCGAACCGTGGGCTGATGCTGCGCGCGGTGCTGCTGCTGGGCCTGTGCGAGCTGGTCCGCACCGGCCTGTACGTCGGGTTTCTGCCACAGCAGCTGGCCGCCCACGGCCTGCCGCTGAGCGCCGCCGGGCTGGCCTGGACCGTCCACTACGCCTCTGACACGCTCTGCCGCTCGCCGGGGGGACATCTGGTGGAACGCTACGGCCTGCGCCGGGTGCTGCTGATCGGCTGCGCAGTGAGCCTGCTATGCGTCCTGCTGATGCAACTGGTGCCCTACGCGTGGCTGCTGGTGCCGCTGGCGGCCCTGCACGGCGCGGCCCTCAGCCCGCTGTGGCCGGCGGTCATGACGCTCAGCAGCGTGCGTGCCGACAGCGATCAGCAGCCCAAGGCGGTGGCCGTGGTCAGCGCGGCGGCCGGTCCCTTCACCGGGCTCGGATTCCTGGGGATCGGCACGCTGAGCAGCCTGCATTTCGCCAGTGGCGCCGACTCGCGCCTGCACACGCTGGGCGGCTGGCCGCTGGCCATTCTGCTGCTGGCCCAGACGCTGGCGCTGCTGCTGACGCTCGGCCTCAGCGCGGTGCGGCTGCACACCGGGGAACCGGCGCGGGCTGCTCCACCCGCCCAGCTGCGCCGCACCCTGCTGTTTCTGATGCCGGCCGCTCTGATTCAGACGCTGGCGCTGAGCGTGCTGGCGCTGGTGATCCGGAACTTCGCGGACGACATTCACCTGGGGCAGTGGGGACTCAACGGCGTGATGGCCGCCGGCGCCCTGAGTGCCTACCTGCTGCTGGGCTACACCTCCCGGCTGGCCGGACGCTACGGCGCGCAGCCGCTGCTGGTGGCCGGTCTGCTGCTGGCCGCGCTGGGCATGGGGCTGATGGCCACGCTGCCGCCGCTGTGGGGCTACGTGCTGCTGGCCGTGCTGCTAGGCACCGGCTACGCCTGTCTGCTGCCCGGCTGGGGCGGGCTGGTGGCCAGCCTGTTGCCGCAGGAGAACCGTGCGGCCAGCTGGGGCATGGTGATGACGGTGGAGAACGCGGGCATGGCCACCGGCCCGCTGCTCGGCACCGTGGCGGCGGGGGTGAGCCTGCGGGCGCCCTTTCTGCTGAGCATGGTGCTGCTGCTGCTGACGGCCGCCGTGTACCTGTGGCCCAGCCGCCGGAGCGGAACGTGA
- a CDS encoding YkoP family protein yields MTPRQTTARVALVSQIMNFRTWIGDHLTESGPAGLELPETGSAAATGRPVMTEIPRGCLPSVMSGGAQCSLYCFLILLNCTGCRGRGWLLVGGLALLTWKVWPGWWHGRAHMGVLREAPGGRPVLGLSVDGGPDPALTPTLLRQLGRQPVTMFLTASSAAHHPDLTRQIVAAGYEIGLLLESQDAAAQRAQLERTVGTPVRLGRVSGRYGWLTLSRMQRAGLQAVAGFPAVAGPGVPAEPGGLLTLRTDQDSLTQLPDLLADLKRRGYQPMPVGQLEGLRSETVRGLLQRAWQATADRAFDRAHQVVPLTERARGLFRISARPYSGPPLQAAGGPLWRPGTPAAELHLHSKRLVAVADLSALTAYRAFRDSLQDVAAALQERPEFQQAQLIYGVTLFHEVLAPVGFEVQPLPDRRMASIMARFMDLLRRLYGARNVGRRVIHPHVVWMTRDTLMQRYGQSRR; encoded by the coding sequence GTGACCCCCCGCCAGACCACGGCACGTGTGGCGCTCGTCTCGCAGATAATGAACTTCAGAACGTGGATCGGCGACCACCTCACCGAGTCTGGGCCTGCTGGATTGGAACTGCCTGAGACAGGCTCCGCCGCCGCCACTGGACGCCCGGTCATGACAGAGATACCGCGGGGATGTCTGCCGTCTGTGATGTCGGGTGGCGCACAATGCAGTTTATACTGCTTTCTGATTTTGTTGAACTGTACCGGTTGCCGCGGTCGTGGCTGGCTCCTCGTCGGAGGGCTGGCGCTGTTGACATGGAAGGTCTGGCCGGGATGGTGGCACGGCCGCGCACATATGGGCGTCCTGCGGGAGGCGCCGGGCGGCCGGCCGGTGCTGGGGCTCAGCGTGGACGGCGGTCCGGACCCAGCGCTGACTCCCACTCTGCTGCGTCAGCTGGGCCGACAACCGGTCACCATGTTCCTGACAGCATCTTCAGCGGCTCACCATCCGGACCTGACCCGGCAGATCGTGGCTGCCGGTTACGAGATCGGTCTGCTCTTGGAGAGCCAGGATGCAGCGGCACAGCGCGCACAGCTGGAGCGCACAGTGGGAACACCCGTCCGGCTGGGCCGGGTGTCGGGCCGCTACGGCTGGCTGACTCTCTCCCGAATGCAGCGTGCCGGGTTGCAGGCGGTGGCGGGGTTTCCAGCGGTGGCCGGCCCTGGTGTACCTGCGGAACCGGGCGGCCTGCTGACACTGAGGACGGACCAGGATTCTTTGACGCAGCTGCCAGACCTGCTGGCCGATCTGAAGCGGCGTGGCTATCAGCCGATGCCGGTCGGTCAGCTGGAGGGGCTGCGTTCCGAGACAGTGCGCGGCCTGCTGCAACGCGCCTGGCAGGCGACCGCTGACCGCGCGTTCGACCGCGCTCACCAAGTAGTGCCGCTGACCGAGCGGGCGCGAGGGCTGTTCCGTATTTCTGCACGGCCCTACAGTGGTCCTCCACTTCAAGCGGCCGGAGGCCCGCTCTGGCGGCCGGGCACTCCGGCGGCAGAACTGCATCTGCACAGCAAACGGCTGGTGGCGGTGGCGGACCTGAGTGCACTGACCGCTTATCGGGCCTTCCGGGACTCGCTTCAGGATGTGGCGGCCGCCTTACAAGAACGCCCTGAATTCCAGCAGGCCCAGCTGATCTATGGTGTCACCCTTTTTCACGAGGTGCTTGCTCCGGTCGGTTTCGAGGTGCAGCCGCTGCCGGACCGGCGGATGGCCAGCATCATGGCGAGGTTCATGGATCTGCTGCGGCGGCTGTATGGCGCGCGTAATGTCGGTCGGCGGGTGATTCATCCGCACGTGGTCTGGATGACCCGCGACACCCTGATGCAGCGCTACGGCCAAAGCAGACGTTGA
- a CDS encoding lipid-A-disaccharide synthase-related protein, with the protein MLVSNGGAEDLIGAALARELRVLGIEQLRALPLVGPGEAYQGVAERVGPVLALPSGGFPFGSLSNLQADLRAGLIGTSLRQGQAALQQGSRAEQVIVIGDVYALLVGTLAARRKPGAGPRLPLTHLQPLVSRLYAEGMTLPDHLRELNALGANRFMPWEIALGRQARRVYTRDRASAGYLARRGVNAVYRGSFAMDVLPAPDDTLAPLLDGRPVLALLPGGRGDARESLPIMLATAAGCPEFQALVAWPRPWDELPELPGWSVQVQSDGLAQACAAGTRVLLLRGAFSSVLHTARLAVGTAGTASEQAAGLGVPVVAFPTHGPQYTPGFARRQARLLGAALTVVAPDPLAVTAALRALHRPQAHLHAALVGRDRIGAPGALPQIAAELLQP; encoded by the coding sequence TTGCTCGTCTCCAACGGAGGCGCGGAAGACCTGATCGGCGCGGCGCTCGCGCGTGAGTTGCGGGTGCTCGGCATAGAGCAGCTGAGGGCGCTGCCGCTGGTCGGGCCCGGTGAGGCGTATCAGGGCGTGGCCGAGCGGGTAGGACCGGTGCTGGCGCTGCCATCCGGCGGCTTTCCCTTCGGCAGCCTGAGCAACCTGCAGGCGGACCTGCGGGCTGGGTTGATTGGCACCTCGCTGCGGCAGGGGCAGGCGGCCCTCCAGCAGGGGAGTCGGGCAGAGCAGGTGATCGTGATCGGGGACGTGTACGCCCTGCTGGTCGGCACGCTGGCGGCGCGCCGGAAGCCCGGCGCCGGACCACGCCTGCCCCTCACCCACCTTCAGCCGCTGGTGTCGCGCCTGTACGCCGAGGGCATGACGCTGCCGGATCATCTGCGCGAGCTGAACGCGCTGGGGGCCAACCGCTTCATGCCGTGGGAGATCGCGCTGGGCCGACAGGCCCGGCGGGTCTACACCCGCGACCGCGCCTCGGCCGGGTATCTGGCGCGCCGGGGCGTGAACGCCGTGTACCGGGGCAGCTTCGCGATGGACGTGCTGCCGGCCCCCGACGACACGCTCGCCCCGCTGCTTGACGGTCGTCCGGTGCTGGCGTTGCTGCCGGGCGGCCGGGGCGACGCCCGCGAGTCGCTGCCGATCATGCTGGCGACGGCGGCCGGGTGTCCTGAGTTTCAGGCGCTGGTCGCGTGGCCGCGGCCGTGGGACGAGCTGCCGGAGCTGCCCGGCTGGAGCGTGCAGGTGCAGAGCGACGGACTGGCGCAGGCGTGTGCTGCAGGCACCCGCGTGCTGCTGCTGCGCGGCGCCTTCAGCAGCGTGCTGCACACGGCGCGGCTGGCGGTCGGCACGGCAGGGACGGCCAGCGAGCAGGCAGCCGGGCTGGGTGTGCCGGTGGTGGCCTTCCCGACACACGGCCCGCAGTACACGCCCGGTTTCGCCCGCCGGCAGGCCCGGCTGCTGGGCGCCGCCCTCACGGTGGTGGCGCCCGATCCGCTGGCGGTGACGGCGGCGCTGAGGGCGCTGCACAGGCCACAGGCCCACCTGCACGCGGCGCTGGTGGGTCGGGACCGCATCGGAGCTCCCGGAGCGCTGCCTCAGATTGCGGCGGAACTGCTTCAGCCCTGA
- a CDS encoding glycosyltransferase, translated as MRLSVVIPARDEEGQLPALLRALAAQQRPPDEVIVVDNASRDATARVARSLGATVLPCVRPGVAYARQCGLEAAIGDWVVSTDADSVPPPDWLLLLEAAMQPGTVCVYGPLRLQPWPRRVGPLGSALSEWGYRLFLYVMSGVGRPNTAGANMAVQREAALRVGGYPAVEAREDVLLGLALQRLGRVQYVPGALVQTSARRLQRGWLPFLWQQLRNLAGRTSGYFEPHAPRAPGSGQPEE; from the coding sequence GTGCGTCTCAGTGTCGTGATTCCCGCCCGCGACGAGGAAGGACAGCTGCCGGCGCTGCTGCGGGCGTTGGCCGCTCAGCAGCGCCCGCCGGATGAGGTGATCGTGGTGGACAATGCCAGCCGCGACGCGACGGCCCGGGTGGCGCGTTCGCTGGGGGCCACGGTGCTGCCGTGTGTCCGGCCGGGGGTGGCCTACGCCCGCCAGTGTGGGCTGGAGGCGGCGATTGGAGATTGGGTGGTCAGCACCGACGCCGACTCGGTGCCGCCGCCCGACTGGCTGCTGCTGCTGGAAGCCGCCATGCAGCCGGGGACGGTGTGCGTGTACGGGCCGCTGCGGCTTCAACCCTGGCCGCGCCGGGTGGGCCCGCTGGGGTCGGCGCTGAGCGAATGGGGCTACCGATTGTTTCTGTACGTGATGAGCGGGGTGGGGCGGCCGAACACGGCGGGTGCCAACATGGCGGTGCAGCGCGAGGCGGCGCTGCGGGTGGGCGGGTACCCGGCGGTCGAGGCCCGTGAGGACGTGCTGCTGGGTCTGGCCCTGCAGCGGCTGGGCCGGGTTCAGTACGTGCCGGGCGCACTGGTCCAGACCTCGGCGCGGCGGCTGCAGCGCGGGTGGCTTCCTTTTCTGTGGCAGCAGCTCAGAAACCTCGCAGGCCGTACTTCCGGCTATTTTGAGCCGCATGCACCGAGGGCTCCAGGTTCCGGGCAGCCTGAAGAGTGA
- a CDS encoding glycosyltransferase, with product MSSLRIGLLTDVFFPDQNGVSTSVLLLQRELRRRGHQAVIMAPRFPGHRDSSEYQGVLRMPSVVNPALPRQRLAFPTRRRLPGRFDLIHTHTPGSIGWWGSRLARRWDVPHVSTFHTHLERYTHYIPGLTQLERHAGFVTRVVRRFYSTADLIVAPSEGSQSMLHDYGILRPSVVLPTGIDEALLAAAPDQPSPWPAGTRRLLSVGRLGHEKRMDLVLNALAALREQHDAHLVVLGEGPQEAALRTHADTLGLRDHVTFLGPVPFSDIGAYYRMAELFMFGSDSETQGLVLIEAQTMGLPVVAVGAQGTLNGVQHQVSGYLVSPGDWAALADHAATLLAHPEQHAAFRREAHTFAAQFSAAQMAEQMLDLYSYALSAARPRVAWDSVAGTPLTLQAARNLEPSVHAAQNSRKYGLRGF from the coding sequence ATGAGTAGCCTGCGGATTGGCCTGCTGACCGATGTTTTCTTCCCCGACCAGAACGGCGTGTCCACCAGTGTGCTGCTGCTGCAGCGTGAGCTGCGCCGGCGCGGGCATCAGGCGGTGATCATGGCACCTCGTTTTCCCGGCCACCGTGACAGCAGTGAGTACCAGGGCGTGCTGCGGATGCCCAGCGTGGTGAATCCGGCGCTGCCGCGTCAGCGGTTGGCCTTTCCTACCCGGCGACGGCTGCCTGGCCGGTTTGACTTGATCCACACCCATACCCCCGGCTCCATCGGCTGGTGGGGCTCGCGGCTGGCCCGGCGCTGGGACGTGCCGCATGTCTCGACCTTCCACACGCACCTGGAGCGCTATACCCACTACATCCCCGGCCTGACCCAGCTGGAGCGCCACGCAGGGTTCGTGACCCGGGTGGTGCGGCGCTTCTACAGCACGGCCGACCTGATCGTGGCGCCCTCGGAGGGTAGCCAGAGTATGCTGCACGACTACGGCATCCTGCGGCCCAGTGTGGTGCTGCCAACCGGCATCGATGAGGCGCTGCTGGCTGCCGCGCCGGACCAGCCGTCACCCTGGCCTGCCGGAACGCGCCGGCTGCTGAGCGTGGGGCGGCTGGGCCACGAGAAGCGAATGGATCTGGTACTGAATGCGCTGGCCGCCCTGCGCGAGCAGCATGACGCGCATCTGGTGGTGCTGGGAGAAGGCCCGCAGGAAGCGGCGCTGCGGACGCACGCCGACACGCTGGGGCTGCGCGATCACGTCACCTTCCTGGGACCGGTGCCGTTCTCCGACATCGGAGCGTACTACCGCATGGCCGAGCTGTTCATGTTCGGCAGTGACAGCGAGACGCAGGGACTGGTGCTGATCGAGGCGCAGACGATGGGGCTGCCGGTGGTGGCAGTGGGCGCGCAGGGCACCCTGAACGGGGTGCAGCATCAGGTGAGCGGTTATCTGGTGTCGCCGGGCGACTGGGCGGCCCTGGCGGACCACGCCGCCACCCTGCTGGCCCATCCGGAGCAGCACGCCGCCTTTCGGCGGGAAGCCCACACCTTCGCCGCGCAGTTCAGCGCTGCTCAAATGGCCGAGCAGATGCTGGACCTGTACAGCTACGCGCTCAGCGCCGCCCGGCCGCGGGTGGCCTGGGACAGCGTGGCGGGCACGCCGCTCACTCTTCAGGCTGCCCGGAACCTGGAGCCCTCGGTGCATGCGGCTCAAAATAGCCGGAAGTACGGCCTGCGAGGTTTCTGA